A genomic window from Astatotilapia calliptera chromosome 12, fAstCal1.2, whole genome shotgun sequence includes:
- the LOC113034392 gene encoding GTPase IMAP family member 8-like, with the protein MATAETGNLQPLRHSSSNPNIKPSMSELRVVLLGNSCSLRRDVGNFILGETEFSTEEPDCCETSRPLKEKNLVLINTPDLLLPNISEDKLKEHVETCVRLSDPGPHVFLLLLQPEDFTEEQKQRLCRVLQLFSDRSFDHSLIFMSTSREESSFENCVTHPPLKEMIRMCSYRYLWQKSFERSELLTRLVQTAKEINEDRLSCDVFEDEEGGLFMRPKCVLNLVLCGRRGAGKTSAAKAILGQTELHSASNSSECVKHQGEVCGRWVSLVELPALYGKPQEAVMEESLRCISLCDPEGVHAFILVLPVDSLTDEDKGELETIQDTFSSRVNDFTMILFTVDSDPTDPAVGNFVKENKDIQELCERFGGRSVVLNIKDKQQIPQLLDTVEKMTVKEFGCFSKDTVIKGLTEMVRKLPAEQRSEVEGADGKQSRARERKISEMSDDTKEVPQIDVERVLKEKDEEMKRRDEDLKKKEKELKGLRMKISEQTGQIEEERKLRAKQLKDKDESINKERKERKREREEETRRQKKQEEVRVQSEREQKEAAERKLEQHRREMKKEREAWEKERKEIWERFHQEQKQNLEEVKANHRKLQEEYQWKRRKWTYSLIAALLSLIMFLLYYIFTTNTTESAKAEKGL; encoded by the exons ATGGCAACTGCAGAAacag gAAACCTTCAACCCCtcagacacagcagcagcaatcCCAACATAAAACCGTCCA TGTCTGAGCTGAGGGTTGTTCTGCTGGGGAACAGCTGTTCTTTGAGGAGAGACGTGGGGAACTTCATACTGGGAGAGACTGAGTTCAGCACCGAGGAGCCGGACTGCTGTGAGACAAGTAGACCACTGAAGGAGAAGAACCTAGTTCTCATCAACACCCCAGATCTGCTGCTTCCAAACATCTCTGAGGACAAATTGAAGGAACATGTAGAAACGTGTGTGAGGCTCTCTGATCCTGGACCTCATGTGTTCCTGCTGCTTCTACAGCCTGAAGACTTCACTGAGGAGCAAAAACAGAGGCTCTGCAGAGTCCTTCAACTGTTCAGTGATCGATCATTTGACCATTCACTAATTTTCATGTCAACATCCAGAGAAGAGAGTTCATTTGAAAACTGTGTGACTCATCCACCGCTAAAAGAAATGATCAGAATGTGCAGCTACAGATACCTGTGGCAGAAGAGCTTTGAACGTTCAGAGCTGTTAACACGTTTGGTTCAAACAGCAAAGGAGATAAATGAAGATCGTCTGAGCTGTGATGTATTTGAGGATGAGGAGGGCGGATTATTCATGAGACCAAAGTGTGTTTTAAACCTGGTTCTGTGTGGGAGGAGAGGAGCAGGGAAGACGTCAGCAGCCAAGGCCATTTTAGGTCAGACTGAGCTTCATTCAGCCTCCAACTCATCAGAGTGTGTTAAACATCAGGGAGAGGTGTGTGGACGTTGGGTTTCCCTGGTGGAGCTGCCTGCCTTGTATGGAAAACCTCAGGAGGCAGTGATGGAGGAATCACTCAGGTGTATCTCCCTCTGTGATCCTGAGGGTGTCCATGCCTTCATCCTGGTCCTACCTGTAGATTCCCTCACTGATGAAGACAAGGGAGAGTTAGAGACCATCCAGGACACATTCAGCTCTCGGGTCAATGACTTCACCATGATTCTGTTCACTGTGGACTCAGATCCTACAGATCCAGCTGTTGGTAactttgtaaaagaaaacaaggacaTCCAGGAGCTCTGTGAGAGATTTGGAGGAAGATCAGTTGTTCTCAACATCAAAGACAAACAGCAGATCCCACAGCTGTTAGATACTGTGGAAAAGATGACAGTTAAAGAGTTCGGGTGCTTCTCCAAGGACACAGTCATCAAGGGTCTGACTGAGATGGTGAGGAAGCTTCCAGCTGAACAGAGGAGTGAGGTGGAAGGTGCTGATGGAAAACAGAGCAGAGCGAGAGAACGTAAAATCAGTGAGATGAGTGACGACACAAAGGAAGTCCCACAGATAGACGTGGAGAGAGTTTTGAAAGAGAAGGATGAagagatgaagaggagagaCGAGGACctcaagaaaaaagagaaagagttaAAAGGTCTGCGCATGAAAATCAGTGAGCAGACAGGACAGAttgaagaggagagaaaactgAGAGCAAAGCAGCTGAAGGATAAAGACGAATCCATCAACAAGGAGcgcaaagagagaaagagagaacgagaggaggagacgaggagacagaaaaaacaagaagaagtgAGAGTTCAGTCAGAAAGAGAACAAAAGGAAGCAGCtgagaggaagctggagcaGCACAGGAGAGAGATGAAGAAAGAGCGAGAGGcttgggaaaaagaaagaaaggagatcTGGGAGCGATTTCATCAGGAGCAAAAACAGAACCTGGAGGAGGTGAAAGCAAACCACAGAAAGCTGCAGGAAGAGTATCagtggaagaggaggaagtggaCATATTCATTAATTGCTGCCTTATTGTCattaataatgtttttattatattatatcttTACCACAAACACTACAGAGAGCGCAAAGGCAGAGAAGGGTCTGTGA
- the LOC113034394 gene encoding HRAS-like suppressor 3, giving the protein MGSTASTSTSASRSEHQSSSRSVDEVPTDMNGRRPRRGDLIEIFRGSYRHWAVYVGDGSVVHLVVPSFNSITVITQRGVVREENLRAVVGNDQWQINNSLDSTHNPRPADVIVTEARSWVGREITYHSIRSNCEHFATERRYGVSASQQVPQGVENFARTWDTVTDTVTDTVTAGLGRLW; this is encoded by the exons ATGGGAAGCACAGCATCAACATCGACATCAGCATCTC GTTCTGAACATCAAAGCAGCTCGAGGTCTGTGGACGAAGTACCCACTGACATG AATGGTCGGAGGCCACGGCGCGGGGACTTGATAGAGATCTTCCGTGGCAGCTATCGGCACTGGGCTGTGTATGTTGGTGATGGCTCTGTGGTTCACTTGGTCGTGCCCA GTTTCAACAGCATCACTGTCATAACTCAGAGGGGGGTTGTGAGGGAGGAGAATCTGAGGGCTGTGGTGGGAAATGACCAGTGGCAAATCAACAACAGCCTGGACTCCACCCATAATCCCCGCCCAGCTGACGTCATTGTTACAGAGGCCAGGAGCTGGGTGGGCAGAGAGATAACGTACCACAGCATCAGGAGTAACTGTGAGCACTTTGCCACAGAGCGACGATATGGTGTGTCTGCGTCGCAGCAG GTGCCTCAAGGAGTGGAAAACTTTGCCAGAACGTGGGATACAGTTACTGATACAGTTACTGATACAGTTACTGCAGGCCTGGGACGACTTTGGTAG